A stretch of Bradyrhizobium sp. AZCC 2262 DNA encodes these proteins:
- the murC gene encoding UDP-N-acetylmuramate--L-alanine ligase, with protein MRLPREIGPIHFVGIGGIGMSGIAEVLVNLGYTVQGSDASESGNVARLRDKGVKVSVGHKAENVDGADVVVVSTAIKRDNPELVAARAQRIPVVRRAEMLAELMRLKSCVAIAGTHGKTTTTTMVATLLDAGGLDPTVINGGIINAYGSNARLGAGDWMVVEADESDGTFLKLPSDVVIVTNIDPEHLDHFKTFEAIQEAFRNFVENVPFYGFAVMCTDHPVVQTLVGKIEDRRIITYGENPQADVRLVDLTPTGGGSTFKVVFRNRKTDATHEISDIMLPMPGRHNASNATAAIAVAHELGMSDEAIRKAIAGFGGVKRRFTRTGEWNGVTVIDDYGHHPVEIAAVLKAARESTNGKVVAVVQPHRFTRLQSLFEEFCTCFNDADAVVVAEVYPAGEAPIEGIDRDHFVTGLRAHGHREVIPLPNAGELAKVVHGLAGPGDLVVCLGAGNITQWAYALPGELKALG; from the coding sequence ATGAGACTGCCGCGCGAGATTGGACCCATTCACTTCGTCGGGATCGGTGGTATCGGCATGAGCGGCATCGCCGAGGTGCTGGTCAATCTCGGTTACACCGTGCAGGGCTCTGACGCCTCCGAGAGCGGCAATGTCGCGCGGCTGCGCGACAAGGGCGTCAAGGTCTCGGTCGGCCACAAGGCCGAGAATGTCGACGGCGCCGACGTGGTCGTGGTCTCGACCGCGATCAAGCGCGACAATCCCGAATTGGTGGCGGCGCGCGCGCAGCGTATTCCGGTGGTGCGCCGGGCCGAAATGCTGGCCGAACTGATGCGGCTGAAAAGCTGCGTCGCGATTGCCGGCACCCATGGCAAGACCACCACGACGACGATGGTGGCGACGCTGCTCGATGCCGGCGGTCTCGATCCGACCGTGATCAATGGCGGTATCATCAATGCCTATGGTTCCAACGCGCGGCTGGGCGCGGGCGACTGGATGGTGGTCGAGGCGGACGAGAGCGACGGCACGTTCCTGAAGCTGCCGTCCGATGTCGTGATCGTCACCAACATCGATCCCGAACATCTCGATCACTTCAAGACGTTCGAGGCGATCCAGGAAGCATTCCGCAATTTCGTCGAGAACGTGCCGTTCTACGGCTTTGCCGTGATGTGCACCGATCATCCCGTGGTGCAGACCCTCGTCGGCAAGATCGAGGACCGCCGCATCATCACCTATGGCGAGAACCCGCAGGCCGACGTACGTCTGGTCGACCTGACGCCGACCGGCGGTGGCTCGACATTCAAGGTCGTGTTCCGCAACCGCAAGACCGACGCCACGCACGAGATATCAGACATCATGCTGCCGATGCCGGGCCGGCATAACGCGTCGAATGCGACGGCGGCGATCGCGGTGGCGCATGAGCTCGGCATGTCCGACGAGGCGATCCGAAAGGCGATCGCAGGTTTTGGTGGCGTCAAGCGGCGCTTCACCCGGACCGGCGAGTGGAACGGCGTTACCGTGATCGACGATTACGGCCATCACCCGGTCGAGATAGCCGCCGTCCTTAAAGCGGCGCGTGAATCCACCAACGGCAAGGTCGTTGCCGTGGTGCAGCCGCACCGCTTCACCCGCCTGCAATCGCTGTTCGAGGAATTCTGCACCTGCTTCAATGATGCCGATGCGGTCGTGGTCGCCGAGGTCTATCCGGCCGGCGAGGCGCCGATCGAAGGCATCGACCGCGATCATTTTGTCACGGGCCTGCGCGCCCACGGCCATCGCGAGGTGATCCCACTACCGAACGCGGGCGAACTCGCCAAGGTGGTTCACGGCCTCGCCGGTCCCGGCGATCTCGTCGTCTGCCTGGGGGCCGGCAATATCACGCAATGGGCCTACGCCTTGCCCGGCGAACTGAAGGCGTTGGGTTAG